Proteins from a genomic interval of Mycobacterium conspicuum:
- a CDS encoding class I SAM-dependent methyltransferase has translation MARTDNDTWEITESVGATALGVASARAAETRSENPLITDPFAQVFLDAVGDGVWNWHSGAQLPPELVDAEPELPLQMQSMVSYMACRTAFFDKFFLDATGGGIRQVVILAAGLDSRAWRLPWNQGEPDGVTVYELDQPRVLEFKLSTLTEHGAEPACDRVEVAVDLRQDWPAALRQAGFDPSLPSAWSAEGLLPYLPSAAQDLLFERVDGLAAAGSRVAVEALGPKFLDPELRAKRRERMDRIRALAAKVDPQREIPRTDELWYFEEREDVGEWFTRRGWDVTATPSLELMAGYGRRPAQEVEDLVPGNIFTAAHKPTG, from the coding sequence GTGGCCAGAACCGACAACGACACCTGGGAGATCACCGAGAGCGTGGGCGCGACGGCACTGGGCGTGGCGTCGGCGCGGGCGGCGGAGACCCGCAGCGAAAACCCGTTGATCACCGACCCGTTCGCGCAGGTGTTCCTCGACGCCGTCGGCGACGGGGTGTGGAATTGGCACTCCGGCGCGCAGCTGCCCCCCGAGCTCGTCGATGCCGAGCCCGAGCTCCCGCTGCAGATGCAATCGATGGTCAGCTACATGGCTTGCCGCACAGCATTTTTCGACAAATTCTTCCTCGATGCCACCGGCGGGGGCATTCGCCAGGTGGTGATCCTGGCCGCGGGCCTGGACAGCCGCGCCTGGCGGTTGCCTTGGAACCAGGGCGAGCCCGACGGCGTGACGGTCTACGAGCTGGACCAGCCCAGGGTCCTGGAGTTCAAACTGTCGACCCTGACCGAGCACGGGGCGGAGCCCGCATGCGATCGGGTCGAGGTCGCCGTGGACTTGCGGCAGGATTGGCCTGCGGCGTTGCGGCAGGCGGGTTTTGACCCGTCGCTGCCCAGCGCGTGGTCAGCGGAGGGCCTGCTGCCGTATTTGCCTTCCGCGGCCCAAGACTTGTTGTTCGAGCGCGTCGACGGCCTCGCCGCCGCGGGCAGCCGGGTCGCCGTGGAGGCGCTGGGACCGAAGTTCCTCGACCCCGAGCTGCGCGCCAAGCGTCGCGAGCGGATGGACCGGATCCGTGCGCTGGCGGCCAAAGTCGACCCGCAGCGCGAGATCCCCAGGACCGACGAGCTGTGGTACTTCGAGGAGCGCGAGGACGTCGGCGAATGGTTCACGCGCCGCGGCTGGGACGTGACGGCGACGCCCTCCCTGGAATTGATGGCCGGCTATGGCCGTCGGCCCGCCCAAGAGGTCGAGGACCTGGTTCCGGGCAACATCTTCACGGCCGCCCACAAGCCGACGGGCTGA